The sequence CCTTCCCTTTGAAGGCACCTACTGCGCTACCAATGGAGATATCAACGATAGTGAGAGCAGTGAATTACTCCTCAACCTTACGGCGATGGCGGATGATTCTGTTACTTTTTGGTATAAGCTATCGAGTGAACAAGACTACGATTACCTGCGTTTCTCCATTGATGGGGTTGAGTTAGGCGCCTGGAGCGGTACTTCGTCATGGTCATATACAGGATTTCCGATTACTGCCGGATCACATCTTCTTCGTTTTACTTATGATAAAGATGCCCTGGTAAGCTCAGGTCTGGATTGCGCCTGGCTCGATAATATCCGTTTCCCTTACGGAACACAGGTAACCGGTATTGAACAGTTCGTGGCTACGGATGGTATTGCTGTCTGGCCGAACCCCGCCACAGAGCGAATCAATGTTTCATTAAAGAACACCAGCAATTCAACACTCGTCTGGAAATTATCCAATATTCAGGGTCAACAAATCATTGCCGGAAGTGCCACCTCTGTTTCTATCAATAGTCCCATCAGCATTGATGTTAAAGGAATAGCAACAGGGATGTACATACTGACTGTGGAAGGAGAAGGGGTTTTGAAAAATATAAAAGTTCAAAAGCAATAAAAGAATTGATGAGTTGATGAATTGATGAGTTGATGTCCCGAAGCCTCGGGATGATGAATGTTTAAGGAAGAATGTATGATGAGGTTGGAAAGTACACTTGATGCTTTATGAATTGGTTGTTGAAGAGGAACTCATTTGATTTATATCAATCCTGGATGTGGAAATGAATGTCCCTGATTTTGAATTGAAGATCCATTGTAGAAAGCAATTTAAGTGAACTGTGAAGAAGCAATAAACTAATCTATGCCTATCCATTATGCCATGGTAGCCATTCAATGAAATGGAAAATGAATCACAATTATTTTCTTAATCTATAAATATTTTTTTTTGAAGTAACGCTATATGAACGTATTGAAAAAATTAATTATCTTATTCCTTGCGATCTCACCTTTCTACTCGGATGGTCAGAATCTAGTGCAAAATCCCGGATTTGAAATCAATGCCGGTTTCCCCGTGACTGGCGGACAATGGTCGTTGGCTACGAATTGGTCGAATGCAAACTCACCAACAGCCTCTCCTGACTACCTGCATACCAATGGTAGTGGAAATGTTCAATTACCGGGTTCTATTTTTGGAACTGTGAGTCCATATCAAGGCAATGCTATTATGGGAATGGCCATGTGGTATTCACCTTCACCAAATTTCAGGGAGTATGTCTCACAAACTTTAGCTGCACCTTTAGTTGTAGGAAGCAGTTATACGTTTTCTTTTTATATAACAAATGGTATCCCGTGAACATATGGAGGAGCAGGAACGGAAAACGTAGAGGTTGATTTCTCGGTAAACCCTTTTATTCAATCCGGTAGCACTCCATTCAATTATACACCATTGTTAACGAATAGCACTATGATTTATTCCAGTACATGGATTCAAGTATCTTATAATTTTGTTGCTACGGCTCCGTATACTCATTTTGCCATTGGAAATTTCAGGACTGATGCTAATTCTGTTATCCAGCAATTTGTTTCCACACCTAATCCTGGTGCCTATTTCTTTATTGATGAAGTATCCTTAACGCTGAATACACCTGCAATTAATATTACGGGTGATGCACAAATTTGCCTTGGAGATACAGCACAATTACTGGCAATTAATAGTTCGGTTTTTGCCTGGGCGGATAGTTTAAATCCTAACGTCATTATTGATACCGATTCGTTACTTGCCGTGTCCCCTTTAACCACGACCACTTATTTTCTATATGGTAATACTGATACGGTATCGTTTACTGTAAATGTCATCAATCCTCCTGTTGTTAATTTAGGAAATGATACTTCACTTTGTGCGGGAGAGGCCCTGGTATTAAATTCAACCACTACTAATGCTACGTATCAATGGCAGGATAGTTCGTCAAATCCAACTTTTACAGTTACACAACAAGGCATATATTGGGTGAATGTAACTGTGAATAATTGTAGTGCTACTGATTCACTGAATGTAAATTATAATACGGCACCATTGGTGAATTTGGGTAACGATACAACTCTTTGTAACGGAGAAACGTTGACACTGAATTCAACTACTGCTAATGCAACTTATCTTTGGCAGGACAATTCAACAAATCCAACCTATACCGTCTCTCAACCGGGAACTTATTGGGTGGATGTCACAGTCAATAATTGCAGTGCGGCTGACTCCCTGAATGTAAGTTATATTCCCGCACCATTGGTGAATTTGGGTAACGATACCTCCTTATGTCAGGGCGAAACTTTGATGCGCAATACCACCACTACAAATGCTACTTATCTGTGGCAGGACAATTCAGCTAATTCAACGTATACCGTCTCTCAACCGGGAACTTATTGGGTAAATGTTTCAGTGAATAATTGTAGTACAACAGATACACTTAATGTAAGTTACACTTCAACACCGTTGATTAATTTGGGTAACGACACCACACTTTGTATTGGAGAGACATTAACGCTGAATTCAACCACTTTAAATGCTACCTATGAATGGCAGGATAATTCAACAAATCCAACGTTTACTATTACACAACCCGGAATTTACTGGGTAAATGTTTCGGTAAATAATTGTAGTGCGGCCGACACTTTGACTGTAGATTCTATCGATTGCGAAATAATTCTTGAGATGCCCAATGTCTTTACTCCAAATGGTGATGGGGTAAATGAATCATTTGTTCCTATAGAAATGAAAGGCATTCAACAGGCAACGCTGCAAATCTTCAATCGTTGGGGTCAAAAATTAGTTGAAACAAATGATTTAGTGACCGGCTGGGATGGCAAATGCAATACCGTGGATTGCACCTCCGGCACCTACTTTTGGATCGTTCAATATTCAACGATTACCAATGAATCTAAAACCTTAAAAGGATTTCTGACTTTAATAAAATAAGAATCTGAGAGGTGAACTGAATTTGGTTGGAGCGGAAGAAATTCATTTCTAATTAAAAATTCAGAATTAATTAAAAAATTTATGTCCCGATTCCGGGATGACGAAATATGGATTTGAAAATTTGAAAATTTGAAGATGTGTTTAATGATTTGAAAATGGATTGGATTTTAAATTGACAATTAGCCAGGCGCCTACAGCCGGAGGCCCGCAGCCGGAAGCCGGTAGCCGGTAGCCGGTAGCCCGCAGCCGGTAGCAAGAATTCGAAGGATTGAGAAAGATTTACTTCTTCAACAAATAAATCCCTACCACATTTTTACCAATTTGCTTCCCACAAGCAGTACCCTTCGTATTTCCATTTGGGAAATGAATGCCTCCGTAGAGTCTGGACATTGCGGCTTCATTGGCGGCTTCTGTAAAGCTATTGTAAGTGCGCGGTGCCAAGCCGATGCTTTCGTTGGTATGATCTGTGAACGGGCGGTTACTGCCGAATGCCGCGCTGAGGACTTCACTGCAGGCTGCAGAAACAGAACTATGTCCGCTGGTGTATTCCGGAAATGGTGGAGTGTTGATCAGGGGCATCCATCCCGCAGAGATATAGCGTTTGATAAAGGTAACGGGACGCATGATGTTGTGCTCATATTTTACTTTCCAGCAGGCGATGAATGCATCGTTACAAGCCAGACCCATCCGTAAATACACTTCCGCGGCTTTGTCCAGGCGAACATTATCCAGGCGCAGCAGTTGTGTCGCGATATTCATATTATGTCCCGGAGGTGTATAGGTCCCCGAACCATCTGCCCAGAAATAAGCAATGTCCTTTTGCTCTTGTGAAAGCTGGTTATACGTGTTAAATACTTCGAGTGCGTCTTTATAAAAGTTGGATGAGGTATCTGATGAAAATAAATACGGCGCAACCGGCAGACATGCATCGCTGATATTGGCGGGCATGAAAGGACGGTTGTATCCCCAATAAGGAAGGAGGGGTGTAGACTGAAACGCCGGTGGAGTAGGCTCCCATTTTCCGGGACCGGCCTGGTGACTATAAGAGGCCGGAAATAAGTTATTGTATCCCTCATGTCCCTTATCGATAACACTCCAGTTGTAAATCGCATCTGCCACTTCAGCTCCATAGCTGTCAGACCGGGAGATAACTTCTTGCGATTCCGATTTTCCAATTTCGTTTTTCAATGCCTGATAGAGAGAGTCCACTCTGGACTGATAGTGACCATCTGCATTCGCATAAAAGGCACGCACACTCTGAAAATAGGCTCCGTTGGCGACCAAGGCCCAGTTGTAACGTTGCTCCGGATCAATTTCCGGTAGTTGATAGTCGTAGTGCATGACATCGTCTACACTGCGATTCGCGGCAATTCCGGGAGAGATGGCTTCATAGGCAGATAGGTGCGTATAGGCCAATGCACGTGCAGCAACAGGCGGAACAAAACCGGGCGTGGATTGAATCAGCGACAACTCCATATCGTTCCATTTGGTAGCGACGGCATTGCTGTAATTCGATGCATCCGGACTCGCGGAAGGTTCATTGTTCAGCTCATCCTTGGTACAAGCAGTAAAGGTGATGGAAAGCAAGGCGCTCCATAGCATTCCTTTCATTGATTTCAATGTCATGAGAATAGTTGTGTTTTACAGCTATAAATCTGCAACTATTTCAGCCGTTTGATACCTTTAGTTTGACAATTATGCCGGTGGATTGGGTAAAAGTCGGGTAGGTAAGGGCAAAATTTGTGGGATGGGAGTGTTAGAAAATCAGATAAAGTTCAAAAAATCATTACAAAGCTGTATTTTATTTTCTAAAAAAGGCATAGCGCTTTTATTGAAATATGTCAATCAGCTCGAATTTTAGTTTACCGAAGAATAACTAATTTCTTTCGGTTTCTCTCATACCGCTTCTAATAACACAAGTGTACACTCCATTACTCAGCTCCGGCAAGTGAACATATTGCAAGGTACTCCAGGGCGGTAAATTCATTTTATACACCAACTGACCGGTTATATCATACACTTCAAATCGCGAGGTTTCGCGACCATTCTTATTTTGAGGTAAGAGATAAACCAACTTAATGTTCCCATCACTAGTAGGGTTGGGCGAAATACTGAATTTGAAATCGTGTTTTAGCTCTTCTATCCCTATGGCTAAAGTGTCGCAAACACTCCCCACCACAGGACCTAAATTATAATTGGGGTGGTTAGGAACTGTTCTGAAATGCCATACACCTAAGCTAACGGCATGTTGTTGTACATCACAGGATAGCCCTGCGCTATCAGGATAATTGATTTCATGTAAGTGCTGTACGCCATTACCTGAGGTGAGATATATTTTGCCATTGGCTGCGAGGTATTCAGCTCCAAAAGTAGTCGCAGCCTGAGGAATTGGAAACGAAAAACCATCATAGACAGCAACTGTATCCACTTGCAAGTTGGTTGTTTGTATCTGGAAGATATAACCTGAAGTGTTGGCATATAAATACTGACCACTCGGCGAAAACGACATCCCCCAAATGTATGATCCTGATGAAACCGGAATAATTCGTGTATTTGAAAAATTGCCTGTGCATCTGTCAAAATCACAAAGTACAACATAGCTATTGCGGTCAACAGGATTATCATAAGTACTATAAGCAATTAACTCTCCACTTAAGTTCAGCGGGAGTTGTGTTAATATACCTCCATTGTTAGCTGGAGAACTTAACACCTGTGAATCAACTGAAGCTATTCCATTAGTTGAATATAGTATTTTATAAATAACATTGCCGTAATTCTTTAAACAAAAAAGCCACCAATCTCTGCCATTGGCATGTTTGCATGCATTTAATCCCCAACCTAGTGAATCAATCGGTAGTAAATTGTTTTTTGACACAACCCCTCCCAAACCCGTATCTAATTTCAAATCTATCGTTGAATAATAAAGGCTACAATTTGCAGAAGTTGGATCGATTTCAGTTTCATGGAACAATGTATACCCGGAAGTATCACCAGGAGTAGGAATAAAGAAGTTTCCATTCGGAATTAATAAACCATTCGGAGATCCATTTACAAAATACCCCGGATTCAACCCACTTCCATTGAGCATGGTATCGTTATTGGCATTGGCGATCCAGACCCCGTTGCTGCTCATTAAAAAATTTCCATTGGCATTACAAATGTTGCCTTGGGTGCCCCAAAAACCCATTTTTCTAATTTCTGTATTATAAGTAAATCCAGAGGAGTCAAATTCCATTCGGCCACATAAGTAATTCGGTGGCCAATACCCAATTAACCATTGGTGATTATTTCCCTGGCCAAAAGAGATTTGACATATGACAAGTAAGATTAATATTTTAAAGAACGATTTCATCTGATTATTATTAATTTTTCTCTACACAGGTGGCTTTTATTTTTTCTTGCAATTACATAGTAAACACCCGGTACAAACTCATTGGTTTGTACACGAATATTTGAATCACCGGAAAGATTGTTTTTAACCATTAATTCACGTCCCCGTATATCCGTTATGGCTATTGAGTACTGTCCATCTTCAAAATCTGATATTTTTATCTCAACACTAAATGATGCCGGATTTGGTTTAATAATCAGGCGAGGAGATATGTTTTTTACTGGGTGGCTTGTTTTTAATATTCCTTGAGCCAGACATACCGCCCCATCATCGTATTCTATGCTATCGTTAAATAATGAGAAAAAGTACCGTGCCCGGAATACCCCTTGTCCACCTTGAAAGGGACATTGGCTGGCAATTCCAAAAATTTGTTCACGATAAGGCACTATACTTTCAATGCCTCCTTCTTCAAAAGCGATTTCTACTTCATTAATCACTTCCTCGTTAATCAGTGGCAATTCATCTAAGTTATCAACTAAACTATTGTAAAATCCTGCCTCAGCTAAAACTTCATTGTTCTCGTAGCGCATCTGCTGTATAACCGATGCATAAATGTTGCGGGAAAGATTTAATGATGTCCTGAACCCTGTAATGACCGTATCGTAATTCATTTCCGATTCTAACTGTAAGTTGAGATAGTAACGGATTGAATCACCAAAACTTTTTATAGTACTGTCCATTGATAGGAGTACCGCCGCCATCGAATCCTCTACCTCACC is a genomic window of Bacteroidota bacterium containing:
- a CDS encoding phosphatase PAP2 family protein, translating into MTLKSMKGMLWSALLSITFTACTKDELNNEPSASPDASNYSNAVATKWNDMELSLIQSTPGFVPPVAARALAYTHLSAYEAISPGIAANRSVDDVMHYDYQLPEIDPEQRYNWALVANGAYFQSVRAFYANADGHYQSRVDSLYQALKNEIGKSESQEVISRSDSYGAEVADAIYNWSVIDKGHEGYNNLFPASYSHQAGPGKWEPTPPAFQSTPLLPYWGYNRPFMPANISDACLPVAPYLFSSDTSSNFYKDALEVFNTYNQLSQEQKDIAYFWADGSGTYTPPGHNMNIATQLLRLDNVRLDKAAEVYLRMGLACNDAFIACWKVKYEHNIMRPVTFIKRYISAGWMPLINTPPFPEYTSGHSSVSAACSEVLSAAFGSNRPFTDHTNESIGLAPRTYNSFTEAANEAAMSRLYGGIHFPNGNTKGTACGKQIGKNVVGIYLLKK
- a CDS encoding gliding motility-associated C-terminal domain-containing protein, with the translated sequence MIYSSTWIQVSYNFVATAPYTHFAIGNFRTDANSVIQQFVSTPNPGAYFFIDEVSLTLNTPAINITGDAQICLGDTAQLLAINSSVFAWADSLNPNVIIDTDSLLAVSPLTTTTYFLYGNTDTVSFTVNVINPPVVNLGNDTSLCAGEALVLNSTTTNATYQWQDSSSNPTFTVTQQGIYWVNVTVNNCSATDSLNVNYNTAPLVNLGNDTTLCNGETLTLNSTTANATYLWQDNSTNPTYTVSQPGTYWVDVTVNNCSAADSLNVSYIPAPLVNLGNDTSLCQGETLMRNTTTTNATYLWQDNSANSTYTVSQPGTYWVNVSVNNCSTTDTLNVSYTSTPLINLGNDTTLCIGETLTLNSTTLNATYEWQDNSTNPTFTITQPGIYWVNVSVNNCSAADTLTVDSIDCEIILEMPNVFTPNGDGVNESFVPIEMKGIQQATLQIFNRWGQKLVETNDLVTGWDGKCNTVDCTSGTYFWIVQYSTITNESKTLKGFLTLIK
- a CDS encoding T9SS type A sorting domain-containing protein gives rise to the protein MEFDSSGFTYNTEIRKMGFWGTQGNICNANGNFLMSSNGVWIANANNDTMLNGSGLNPGYFVNGSPNGLLIPNGNFFIPTPGDTSGYTLFHETEIDPTSANCSLYYSTIDLKLDTGLGGVVSKNNLLPIDSLGWGLNACKHANGRDWWLFCLKNYGNVIYKILYSTNGIASVDSQVLSSPANNGGILTQLPLNLSGELIAYSTYDNPVDRNSYVVLCDFDRCTGNFSNTRIIPVSSGSYIWGMSFSPSGQYLYANTSGYIFQIQTTNLQVDTVAVYDGFSFPIPQAATTFGAEYLAANGKIYLTSGNGVQHLHEINYPDSAGLSCDVQQHAVSLGVWHFRTVPNHPNYNLGPVVGSVCDTLAIGIEELKHDFKFSISPNPTSDGNIKLVYLLPQNKNGRETSRFEVYDITGQLVYKMNLPPWSTLQYVHLPELSNGVYTCVIRSGMRETERN